Part of the Pseudomonadota bacterium genome is shown below.
GCTAAAACCGTCCAAAAGATAGGATTTGATCGCTAAATCAAACAACAAAGCAGATTCGGATAACCTATCGAGAAATTCATCGATTTTATGTTCTAAGGCTTTTGATTTGCCAAACATAAGCACATTCTTTGGTAAAGCCATGACATACCTATTAAAAATGTTATTCGCCAAGTTGAATCGTAATCCTTGAACATAGCACAATAATGTATTCGGCCTCAATAAATTTAGTTATAAGTAATAATTATTTTGATTAAAACATAATTCAAATAAATTATATTATTTAAAAAATTTTTTGTGCTTTTTTGTGAAAAATTAAAATTAATTATTATATTTTTATTATTAAAAAAGTATTTTTTGTGTTTTTTTAAAAATATTTTCACAGAATAATTTAAGAGAATCACGAATTTCTATCTAAGTTGTTACGGTTCGGCTAAACCGCGTTCCCGCCGACTAGACAAGTTTCGATTTCCAAGTTAATCCAAGTTAAAACTCAGTAACAATAATCAGGGGACATCAATGACTGACCACCTCCAATATAAGGTTGAGGATAGTATTGCCACTTTGACGCTTCATCGGCCCGATGTGCGTAATGCCCTTTCACCAGAAATGCTTGACGCAATGGTGGAGCAGCTCAACGCAATACAGGCCGATACTGAAATTAAAGTTGTTGTTCTAACCGGGCACGGCGATTCTTTCTGCGCTGGTGGGGATATCAAAGCGATGAAAGAGGCGGTTGAGAAGAAAAGTCCGATGATCGCAAAATACAGTCTGTATGACGGCATTCAGAGGATCCCACGCTTATTAGTAGATTTCGACAAACCAATTATAGCAGCCATAAACGGACCTGCCACAGGAGCAGGCCTCGATATTGCTTGTCACTGTGACTTTCGACTAGCATCAGATGAGGCACGGTTTGCTGAAAGCTACGTGAATATGGGCCTCGTTCCTGGCGCTGGAGGTTGTTGGGTTTTGCCGCGTGTCGTCGGCTTGCCCATGGCTTTGGAACTGGCTTTTTCAGCCAATTTAATCGACGCAGATGAGGCACTTCGCATTGGATTGGTAAACCATGTTTACCCGAAAAAAGATTTGATGGAGGAAACCTACAAACTTGCGCGTAAAATTTCTCGAAAAGCTCCTATTTCAGTGCGACTAATTAAACGCGCCATGTATCAGGGAATGAATATGGATATAAGAGCACATCTTGACCAAATATCGTCGCATATGACATTGGCGCGGGCCAGTGAAGATCATTCTGAAGCTGTAAATGCTTTCCTCGAAAAGCGCTATCCCGAATTTAAGGGCGAGTAAACTTAAACTAAGGAGAATGTTAATGAGCAAACAAGAAAAAAAACAGGTTACGGACGCGGATATGGCCAACCAGGCTGACCTGAGTTACCGCTTCGCAACAATCCACGAACTGATCCATGCCGCTCATAAAACTTGCAGCCAAGGGACCTGGGATTACCTCGCAGGCGGCTCTGACAGTGAAACCACACTCAGACGTAATCGCCATGGCTACGATAAATTAGCACTTCGTCCACGAGCTATGGTAGATGTCAGCACATTTGATCCATCGGTTGAATTCATGGGCAAAAAGATAAGGCTGCCCCTTATCCTTGCACCGGTAGGCTCAATTGAAACCTTTGCAGAAGGAGGGGGCATTGTAACTGCCCAAGCTGCTGAACGTTTCAATGTCTTCGATATGCTTAGCTCCCGCTGCACACCAGGCTTAGAGGCCGTGGCACAGGCCGC
Proteins encoded:
- a CDS encoding enoyl-CoA hydratase-related protein: MTDHLQYKVEDSIATLTLHRPDVRNALSPEMLDAMVEQLNAIQADTEIKVVVLTGHGDSFCAGGDIKAMKEAVEKKSPMIAKYSLYDGIQRIPRLLVDFDKPIIAAINGPATGAGLDIACHCDFRLASDEARFAESYVNMGLVPGAGGCWVLPRVVGLPMALELAFSANLIDADEALRIGLVNHVYPKKDLMEETYKLARKISRKAPISVRLIKRAMYQGMNMDIRAHLDQISSHMTLARASEDHSEAVNAFLEKRYPEFKGE